ACCTGCGTACAGCCAGTCGACGTTGTTGGTGCTGATCCAGACGAAGGAGGCCTCGACCACCGGACCCACTTCGAACACGTACAGGTCGGCACTGGCGGTGCCGCTGCCGGTCAGGGCGTTGTCGACGAACTTGACCACCAGGGTGCCGCCGTTGCCCAGCGAGACGAACTGCCCGAGGTTGTGCGTGGCCGCACCGGAAGGCGGCGACGTGTAGTTGGGCGCGCCCAGAGCGTCGTCGGCGTTGCGCCAACGAGCGTCGGGCGACTGGCCCACCAGCGTCACCGGGTCGGGCGTGTCAACCGCCGGGGTGTAGCTCACGACCGCATCGGCAAACGAAAGGGCGCCGGCGGGAAAGTCCACGCCGCCGATAATCTCCGCCCGGGCCGTTGAAGAGAGGATGGCGACCGCCGCGGCGGCGATCAGCAGGCCGCAGGCACGCATGGCGTTGTTCGTCTGACGAGTCATGGCAGTAGCT
This Planctomycetaceae bacterium DNA region includes the following protein-coding sequences:
- a CDS encoding PEP-CTERM sorting domain-containing protein (PEP-CTERM proteins occur, often in large numbers, in the proteomes of bacteria that also encode an exosortase, a predicted intramembrane cysteine proteinase. The presence of a PEP-CTERM domain at a protein's C-terminus predicts cleavage within the sorting domain, followed by covalent anchoring to some some component of the (usually Gram-negative) cell surface. Many PEP-CTERM proteins exhibit an unusual sequence composition that includes large numbers of potential glycosylation sites. Expression of one such protein has been shown restore the ability of a bacterium to form floc, a type of biofilm.), with product MTRQTNNAMRACGLLIAAAAVAILSSTARAEIIGGVDFPAGALSFADAVVSYTPAVDTPDPVTLVGQSPDARWRNADDALGAPNYTSPPSGAATHNLGQFVSLGNGGTLVVKFVDNALTGSGTASADLYVFEVGPVVEASFVWISTNNVDWLYAGRIAGSTRGIDIDPVLAAASLATTTMFQYVAIQDDRFDYPAAGMYGFYAGADIDAIGAISSVPVVPVPEPATLALLTLGGALVLFNRRNRKIRSSK